In the genome of Andrena cerasifolii isolate SP2316 chromosome 5, iyAndCera1_principal, whole genome shotgun sequence, one region contains:
- the LOC143369480 gene encoding uncharacterized protein LOC143369480 — protein MSNTPPESSAGLDSSDLHEIRQNHLSARLESSDSDKREQIRGSNGNNLDSDCESDTSEVLSVGSEPTPTSVVGIRGCGSVRYDQESASSRGDFRDEENTRTSATPSPSSSTSCNDAFYQRTTNHIPAPSPPGYSQPPSSPTASSVRSPASSSATASSPGRPEAIQDVIVPRYQASHPQHLLPRYSSRESDIPDYTTRVQHSLGHEIVYPTVERLHRTPISVPLVTRLSLSPPSAMTVTGLQATTPVLHPTACRDPRETASLMPHPGQHLHHANSHVHLHQTSQVQHVPANSVHQHRLSVGKILQRDSGSPASPGAREENGRTMPGANGVQNNGINNGNHHSNHNNTNNNNLQHQAGLKFSIDNILKADFGRRITDPISLKKSRPKKVASRPIDLTKDFLESSSDTSEKNSSETTSTTNTSPVSVTTGNPASNAPGPPASDAGKQLPWPAWVYCTRYSDRPSSGRSK, from the coding sequence atgtcGAACACGCCACCGGAATCGTCCGCTGGTTTAGATTCGAGCGATCTCCACGAGATCAGGCAGAATCACCTATCGGCCCGATTAGAGTCCTCGGACTCGGACAAACGGGAGCAGATACGAGGAAGTAACGGCAACAACCTCGACAGCGATTGCGAAAGCGACACCAGCGAGGTGTTGAGCGTCGGTAGCGAGCCGACGCCCACGAGCGTCGTCGGAATCCGTGGCTGCGGCTCGGTCCGGTATGACCAGGAATCAGCGAGCAGTCGCGGTGACTTTCGCGACGAGGAGAACACGAGGACATCGGCGACACCATCGCCTTCTAGCTCAACGAGCTGCAACGATGCGTTTTATCAACGAACCACTAATCACATCCCGGCGCCGAGCCCACCGGGTTACAGCCAGCCGCCGTCGTCGCCTACGGCGTCTTCGGTGAGGTCACCGGCATCCTCGTCGGCCACCGCCTCGTCCCCGGGTCGGCCCGAAGCCATTCAGGACGTCATAGTGCCCAGGTACCAGGCCAGTCACCCGCAACACTTGCTACCCCGATACTCGTCCAGGGAATCCGATATTCCTGACTACACGACGCGCGTGCAGCACAGCCTCGGCCACGAGATCGTTTACCCGACCGTGGAGAGGCTGCACCGAACACCGATCAGCGTCCCGCTAGTGACGAGGCTGTCGTTGTCACCGCCGTCGGCCATGACAGTTACCGGTCTTCAAGCGACTACCCCTGTCCTCCACCCCACAGCCTGCAGGGACCCTCGTGAAACCGCCTCGCTGATGCCGCATCCTGGCCAGCACTTGCATCACGCCAACAGCCACGTCCACCTACATCAGACGTCCCAGGTGCAACACGTGCCGGCGAATTCGGTGCATCAGCATCGACTCTCGGTCGGCAAGATCCTTCAGAGAGACTCCGGCAGTCCTGCCTCACCCGGGGCCAGGGAGGAGAACGGGAGAACGATGCCCGGTGCCAATGGTGTGCAGAACAATGGTATCAACAACGGTAACCACCACAGCAACCACAACAACACCAACAACAACAACTTGCAGCATCAGGCTGGCTTGAAGTTCAGTATAGACAACATCCTGAAGGCGGACTTTGGCAGGAGGATCACAGATCCTATTTCCTTGAAAAAGTCCAGGCCCAAGAAGGTCGCTTCCAGGCCCATCGACCTGACCAAGGACTTTTTGGAGTCGTCCTCCGACACCTCGGAGAAGAACAGTTCAGAAACCACCTCCACCACTAATACTTCGCCCGTTAGTGTGACCACTGGGAATCCTGCTTCCAACGCCCCTGGACCACCTGCCAGCGACGCAGGCAAGCAGTTGCCCTGGCCTGCCTGGGTCTACTGCACCAGATACTCGGACCGACCTTCGTCTG